From the genome of Cytobacillus firmus, one region includes:
- a CDS encoding phosphotransferase family protein has protein sequence MPKQMSQDTIPVRKGEQLNTAELEKFLRNEMANLPNQPLKILQFHAGHSNLTYQLKMGEWEAVLRRPPLGPVAPKAHDMEREYRVISEIHPFFKEAPKPILFTNNSEITGAPFFIMERRHGIVLDTSFPEGMERDEEICRRLSQIMVDKLAELHSIDYKRTGLAEISNPDGFMKRQVHGWIGRYERAKTDEVSEADTLKKWMTHHIPVSPEPSVIHYDYKLNNVMFNEDLTEMTGLFDWEMATAGDPLADLGAAMSYWIQGDDPDLLKFGLGKPPVTVLNGFYSRREFMEAYAGKTGRDLSRMNFYLTFAYFKLAVICQQIYYRYKKGQTADPRFSQFNRFVKVLLKHAVQAADEKI, from the coding sequence ATGCCGAAGCAAATGAGCCAGGATACCATTCCCGTTAGAAAAGGAGAGCAATTGAATACCGCTGAATTGGAAAAATTCCTGCGGAACGAGATGGCTAATCTTCCAAATCAACCGCTTAAGATTCTTCAGTTCCATGCTGGGCACTCCAATCTTACCTATCAGCTGAAAATGGGAGAGTGGGAAGCCGTGCTGCGCAGGCCTCCGCTTGGACCTGTCGCACCAAAAGCTCATGACATGGAGAGGGAATACAGGGTGATTTCTGAGATACACCCCTTTTTCAAAGAAGCCCCGAAGCCGATCCTGTTTACGAATAATAGTGAAATCACAGGAGCACCATTTTTCATTATGGAACGGCGGCATGGAATTGTTTTAGATACCTCATTCCCTGAAGGAATGGAACGGGACGAGGAAATTTGCAGAAGACTGTCTCAAATTATGGTTGATAAGCTGGCAGAACTTCATTCCATTGACTATAAAAGGACAGGTCTAGCGGAAATCAGCAATCCCGATGGATTTATGAAAAGGCAGGTGCATGGCTGGATTGGCCGGTATGAGCGGGCAAAGACAGATGAAGTTTCTGAAGCGGATACGCTGAAAAAGTGGATGACCCATCATATCCCGGTTAGCCCTGAGCCATCCGTCATCCATTATGATTACAAGCTGAACAATGTAATGTTCAATGAGGATTTAACAGAAATGACGGGCCTTTTCGACTGGGAGATGGCAACGGCAGGTGATCCGCTGGCAGATCTTGGTGCCGCGATGAGCTATTGGATTCAGGGAGACGATCCCGATCTGCTCAAGTTTGGATTAGGAAAACCCCCGGTAACAGTTCTAAATGGCTTTTACTCCCGCAGAGAATTTATGGAGGCCTATGCTGGAAAAACAGGCCGTGATCTCAGCAGAATGAATTTTTATTTAACATTTGCCTATTTTAAGCTGGCCGTCATTTGCCAGCAAATCTATTACCGCTACAAGAAAGGCCAAACAGCAGATCCGCGGTTTTCACAATTCAATAGATTCGTTAAAGTGCTTCTGAAACATGCTGTACAGGCGGCAGATGAAAAAATCTGA
- a CDS encoding acyl-CoA thioesterase — protein sequence MHEMQVTVRFCETDALGHINNTSYFIYLEEARVKYFETLGYSMDVKKWSFILASTKCDFLSQGYFNQILTVKTWVSRIGSKSFQLDHEIVCTQTGNLIAKGSAVIVYFNFAKQESAVIPDLLREGLNQNVRET from the coding sequence ATGCATGAAATGCAGGTAACAGTAAGGTTTTGCGAAACTGATGCTCTTGGCCATATCAACAATACAAGTTATTTTATTTACCTTGAAGAAGCACGGGTGAAATACTTCGAGACACTTGGCTACAGCATGGATGTGAAAAAATGGAGTTTTATCCTGGCCTCCACAAAATGCGACTTTCTAAGCCAGGGATATTTTAACCAAATCCTAACGGTGAAAACCTGGGTATCAAGGATTGGCAGCAAAAGCTTTCAGCTCGATCATGAAATTGTATGCACTCAGACAGGAAACCTTATTGCCAAAGGGAGCGCCGTAATCGTCTATTTTAATTTCGCCAAACAGGAAAGTGCTGTTATACCTGATCTTCTAAGGGAAGGTCTAAACCAAAATGTAAGAGAAACATAA
- a CDS encoding 3-hydroxyacyl-CoA dehydrogenase family protein has product MNAKDVKQITVIGAGQMGHQIGMLCALGGYETIIQDLSEAALQDAEAKLQMIMSKWVAKGKLDEDAKAAAFGKLRFSSSLQESVLNSDLIIEAVTEKLDVKKEVFRKLEEYAPPHAIFATNSSTIVNSLIAGETERPEKVVNMHFFFPPLVMDCVEVVMSEQTSEETAQIAMEVCEKINRTAVLLKKEISGFVANRILGALQKEAVALYEQGIADYKDIDIICRKALNHPIGPFELMDLSGLDVAYYVMDQRYRETGDPADKPFDCVAEKVAKGELGRKTGKGWYEYSSNKVKS; this is encoded by the coding sequence ATGAATGCAAAGGATGTTAAGCAAATTACCGTTATAGGTGCCGGACAAATGGGCCACCAGATCGGAATGCTCTGTGCTCTTGGAGGCTATGAGACGATTATCCAGGATTTGAGCGAAGCCGCATTGCAGGATGCCGAGGCTAAGCTGCAGATGATTATGTCAAAATGGGTTGCCAAGGGGAAGCTGGATGAAGATGCGAAAGCCGCTGCTTTCGGAAAGCTTCGTTTCTCCAGCAGCCTTCAGGAAAGTGTCCTAAACTCCGACTTAATCATTGAAGCCGTAACGGAAAAGCTTGATGTGAAAAAAGAGGTATTCAGAAAACTGGAAGAGTACGCGCCTCCTCATGCCATCTTTGCAACCAATAGCTCCACAATCGTTAATAGTTTAATAGCCGGTGAAACTGAGCGGCCTGAAAAAGTCGTTAATATGCATTTCTTCTTTCCACCTCTTGTGATGGACTGTGTGGAAGTAGTCATGAGTGAACAGACGTCTGAAGAAACCGCACAAATAGCGATGGAAGTCTGTGAAAAGATTAATAGAACAGCTGTCCTTTTGAAAAAAGAAATTTCCGGCTTCGTCGCAAACCGCATTCTCGGTGCACTCCAAAAAGAGGCAGTGGCTCTGTATGAACAGGGGATTGCCGACTATAAAGATATCGATATCATCTGCCGGAAAGCCTTGAACCACCCAATCGGCCCGTTTGAACTCATGGATTTATCCGGACTTGATGTGGCCTATTATGTAATGGATCAGCGTTATCGGGAGACAGGAGATCCTGCAGATAAGCCATTTGACTGTGTTGCCGAAAAAGTGGCAAAGGGAGAATTGGGGAGAAAGACAGGTAAGGGCTGGTATGAGTATTCTTCCAATAAGGTGAAGAGTTAA